The Rosa chinensis cultivar Old Blush chromosome 7, RchiOBHm-V2, whole genome shotgun sequence DNA segment TCCCAAAAGAATGTTGGTGCTTCTTCGACAAATCTTAAGCCTGAATCTGACCAGGACAAGCACAAGGTGCATTTGTCATCACCATCTTCCAAAATAGATGGTGAGTCCAAGGTGGAAACTACTGCCCAAAGCTTATTAGGCTTAGCATATGCAAGCTCTGACGATGAAGATTAAAGAAAGAAATGGCATTCTCTCGTGAAGCTtggtttttttatcttttttttctttcttttttcacttgTCTTTACATAGTATTATTGTATCCTTGATTATTAGTACAAAAACTCATGTTCACTGCTCAGACTACTTTTTACTGAAGACCATGCTTAAAGTCGGTACAATTTTGTTATAATTAGACTTTTACAGTAGGTgtgcttttttttattttttttcctgtccTTTCTGTAGTCTTCGATGGTTGCTGCCAGTGATGCTCCATTTTCCCGCTGTATCTACTTGAGTCTGTGACTTAGCATCTAGATTGTTTGGTGCATGTTAGAGCACCTGATGACCTTGTCAATGACCGGACAGATTTGGCGTCGGCAACTCGGAAATTTTGTTCCATGTTATAGTGTGGCTGGGCTCCACCTTGACCTGTTTGGATGAAGGAAGCCCCATTTTCAAAAATATCGCCTTTAGAGTAAAATTTCCAGGAGTTGTTAACACTGTCCTGCCTCCAAGTGATCTGTGGAATTTGTTTGCCAGGAGTTAGGAAAGTTTCTTTCATCGTCAGTATATTGCTTACATATATCTCTTGTGGCCTGCATTACTTAATTCTTGTAAACTTacctctttgttttgttttggtgcAATGAAGAGGTTGGCTTCGCTTTTAACACTAGGGTTCATGCTTCCCCCAATTGCATACTGTGTCCATTCCCTGTACAAGTTGTTTACGACATGTGCATATCCATGGCGAATCCTGAAACAATGTGATCCCTTTTGCTTAGGAAAAAGAATCTATCCCAAATAGTCATGGATAACTGAGCAAAGCAGTGGTTACGTACCTTGGCATTCTCTGATTGCAGAGTGGTCCAAAATGATTGTACACTACAGTCACCTTCATGTTCTTGTCCCGAAGGAAGCCATCATCATGGCCGAGAAGCATTACCTTGTCCTGGTTTCTGAACCAGTTGTTGGAGACGGTGACATCGGTTGATCCACGAGTGACGTCGAGAAGACCATCCTCACACTCGTATAGTGTATTGTGGTCTATCCAAACCTTTGATGCAGTAACCAACCTTATTGCGTCTCCATCAACCGCTCCTAGTGAAACTATTCCGTTCGGACCCATAACCGTGGTCGGTGGCTGCGATTTGCAGTGGTGGATTCGAAGGCCATGTATGATaacattggttgctttgaacACTCTCAAGCACGCGTTACCTTGTATGTGGACATTAGCACCTCTTCCATCAATTGCAGTGAAGCTACTAACGAGCAATGGTTTCTCGAGTTTAATTTTCATGTCCCTCTGGAATGTGATCCATTTTTTGCCCTTGATCATAGTAGCTCCATATCTCAAAGTGCCTGGTTGGGGATTTAATGCATTGTCACTGGGATCTGTTACTTCATAGTTTATGACATCTTTTCCTATGTTGTTGCTCATTTTTCCGGCAAATCCTACCGAACACATTGCGAGTTGCTGGCGGTTGCTTCTCCAATTTGGATTCCATCTCCAGCAACCATCAATTGcgttcattttcaagccatggACTTTTGTTTCCTTTGCCAAACTCAGGTTCGGACCCAAGCTGCAGAGGAGAATGATGACATTAACCAAAACAAAGCAGTATTGAGAAGCCATGATTTGTTATTGTTGAAATTAGAATGAAGGGGAGGGGAGATATTTATATATTGGTACAGTTATAGTGATAAGCTCAGAAGATTTGTTTAGTTGGTTATGATTTAGCTGTGGTTAGGAGTGAAGGGTTTAAACAAAAAGGCTATGAATGGATGGAAGCTATAGAAGGTTTTGCCGTTTTGAATCTCCACCCCAAATTTAGCAGCTTTAGCTCATTAGCTATTTTTGTGTATGTAGCAGCTAGCCAAACTAGAGAAACCATTTAAGTACAAATACTGTTTCATTGGTGAAGCACTGGAGTCCTACGATTTCCAACTAAACTATACATGCTACTGGAACATCGAGTACGTTTATTAAGTGTATCTGATATACCACGTCATCAGGGTATTAATGTTCCATGTAATATCACGTGGTAAATCATAGGTacactttttatttattgatcAAGTTATACTTAATAATATTTCCAAATACAATTTCAAATTATAGATGTTTGCTACCTAAAAAAATCTGTACTGTCCCTGACAAAGATTGTAGAGATTCACCATGCTAAGAACTGCAACCTTATGTCCAAACCTTTTAGGATAGTCTCTTGTACAGTTTTATGCTAAGCCACgtctaaaattatatatatttgataattCGAGTTTGATCCAGAATGTTCGAGTAACATTTAGAACTCAATTTAGAAGATTAACTTGATGATATACAATCAAGTCAATCTTCGGTTTCAACTATTATATTAGACCTGGTAAAAATTGTACCAAGGTCAGATCCTTTCATTGTTTATGTTATAATGACGCTCTGGTTTCTCTCCTTAAAGTCACAAAATGACTTTAGTAGTAGCTAGTCATTGTACAGATAAGAGAATTTAAACTCTGAGCTGTGCACCATTCTGTAGCAGCATTGATTGATCCGAACCTTAGTGAACTGGATTGAAAGGAACCTGGAGCTCCACTTCAAAAAAAAGTTCTTGTTCTTCCAGTTCTGTATGTATCTAGGTGACTATAAAGACGGTACACCATTGACAATATTACTCCACAATGCTTAGGATATTCATGAGCAGTTCATAAAATCTGTTCTCTCCCTCGGCCTCTATTTCCAAGAAGAGTCAAGCTTGTCTGGTGTCCTGCTGGGAAGAGTAAGTTCTCCATTAACCCAGCCTCCCTCTGGCAATCTAATACCTGCTCATTCCAAAATTAAACTTCTAAATAAATTGTGGTCTCTCAATATGCCCCAGGGTATCGATTTTCAGCTGGCAACTTATTAGACAAAAATTCAGAGCCAGACATTACTCAAATCAGAGCCAGACAAAAAACCAGGTTAGAACTACTCACGGGGTTTGGACATTTTTCTCTTATGACATAACCCTTTTATCTTAGAACtctacttttattttttggctTGATTCTTTCACACCCTCCCTTCCCTGGAAGGTCagaacaatttaatttgtaGTCTCATGCTTTCTTAGAATATTTGGCATGCAAGAAGTAACCTTATTTTTAGACAAGTTGTTGCCATTACCATGTCATACATGTTGTTGCTAGAATGACGACTCAGTATTGGAACTCAAATATCATATCGGCTCATCCTCTTACGCAGGGACAGCAACTGATCAAATAGAAGCCCCCTGACACTAGTTCTCTTAAATTGAACTTTGATAGCAGCAACAGGATTTGTGATCCAAGACCGTTGTGGCAATCCACTTTTTCCCTCTTCTGAAAACATTTGTCGGTCAACAGTCATTGTAGCCAAGGCTTTAGCACTTCGAGGAGGACTTGATCATCCTATCGTTCAAGGCTACCAGCACATTCAAGTTGAAGGTGACTCAAAACTCCTTATAGATATTAATGGAAAAATTTCAGCTCCCTGGAGGATTAAGTTCCTGGTCCAAGATGACTCAACCTTTGCCTCATGTTACACATCAATCTTCCTTTCCCATATCTTGCGATTGGAATGCAGGTAGGTAATTTTCAACTAAATTTCTAGCAATAATGCTCAGGCTAACTATTATCTTTAGCCGAGGATAGATAAGCAGATTCACAGTGAAGTGACCAATAGAGGTTGCAACCCATTGTCACCACCACTGCAGCAGTTTTTCAATTGAAATTATAGCTGATGATAGGCTCATTTTATGTATTTGTGGTGCAGGACTCCCCTCCATAACCCATTTTCATTCTGATCCATTCCCCAGCTAGCCTTAGAAGGCAAGGCCTGATTAATATGACGAGTACCTTTAATGCTAAGGCCACAACAATCGTTTGGTAGATGAACCATCCCATTTGGGAAAATGGATCTTTGTAAGCACAGTCGGGacataaatgaataaaaaaaaataaagtccGTATTAAGTTTATCCAAAGCATCACAGATAGTCATAGGTAGCCTAGAAGTTTGCATAGAACAAACAGGGATGATAGAGGTCACAGAATAGGATCATACCAGCATGTTGAGGACCTTACAATTCCAGTCAGTAAGTCTATTTCTGCAGCTTGTCAACAATATTAGTATATGTGTGTATTGTAACCTTTGAATGAATTAAGGGCACCTTATCTAATTTTTGTTACCTAAGATACTAAACAATGGCAAGCCACAAATCAGCCGCGCTGATGTTCTAATTAGTAGAATTTAAAGTGTTGGGAGAACAAAACAACAGAGTTCTCATAACTAACTTCTTGTCCAAATCCATGCATTCCTTTTGAATTTTAGCTTGAGAGTACCTTGCTACAGCAAAGAGAATAAGATCACTTGCAAAAGAAGGTTAGAGACGAAAGGCCCAGATCTGAAAGCTTGAAATGGTTTCCAGTGCACAACTTCAACAGCAGAACTATATATATTAAGTTAATTTCTCCAAGCATGACAATGATGACATAAATAGATAAGGTGATAAGGTATCACCTTGTCTAATACCTCTAGTAGCCTTGAAAGTATATGTCAGTTCTCAACTGAGGACGACCTAAAAACTAGTCCTAGAGACACTACTTAGTCAATTTCGATCACTAGACTATTAGGAATTTGGGCTTCATAGAGAACTGCTTCAATAAATTGCCAGCTTAGTCTGTCGTAAGCTTCAGAGAGGTTAATTTTCCATGCAAGATTGGTACTTAGGGAGACTTCTTGAGCCACAACAGTGTTGTTAGATATGTCCTTACCAGGCACAAAGTCAGGACTAACCAGATTTTTGAAAAATGGCGGAATCCTAGCAACCAAAATCAAGGAtattaacttcttttttttaatcagaaaTAACTttcattccaaaaaaaaacagTTGCGCAAACTGATTGATTGAAAGAGATCCATATTTTGAGGACTAGCAACCTTAGGAACCAAGGTAAATACCAGAAGAGAAAGAAGTGCTAAGAAGAGTTAAAATCTCCTCAGCACAAATAGTTCGATGCTTTTGGTAGAAACTAACAGGGAAACCATAAGCTCTAGCTACGAATGTTAAAACCATAACCTCAGTGTTAGAACATCAATCCCTGGCTAGCAAAAGCATCCTACCTTTAAGAAAAATCCTGGCTAAATAACCTTCTTTTCTTCCCTGGGGTGCTACTTTTGTACAGCATTATCTTATTTTGTAAAGGCCATGACAGACTTGATTATTAAAGTCGGGAAAAACCTAATTCCACTAATACTCTCAAATTCATGCTGGAAGGGTTGAAGTGAAGTGGAAACTGAATCGGATTTGGCACCTAACTCAATTCCACTAATCTTCCTTATGATTACGTAAAACGGTAAAACCTCTATAGTTATAAGGTTGGAACCTAACTAATATTATCATTATAAGATTATTATACCATAAATAGAGGTGTAgttgaaaaaaattattatttaacTTGTATTTCTTGGACAAGATGTCTGAATATATGTACCACATTAATGGTGGAACTTTAAGAGATAATCCTGAGCAGGAGAGTGCGGAAATACCAAAAATTTGAATGTCAAAACTAATATTACCATCGCATGTCTCCTCCTAATATGAAAGGATGGCCTATAAATATTCATTTTTTGTCCAACTTGAAGGTCAAAACTCTGACAAATAAAATGTCAAAACTCCAGATCATAAGAATACGTATGTGTTTAGTTTATATTGTACTAGCTTCTGTAAAACTAATGATATTCACAGATACTGTAACCTCTACATTTATATTGTTTATATGTAACTATGCAAGTGTATCTCATATACCAAAACTTCGAACCAATGAAAAAAGAGAATAATCCAAAAATGTAAAGGTTCGTGGATTGCGCAAGTGTTTATCTTATATGTGACTAGCTACTGTAACTACAGATTAAGGCTGCACATCAAAACACTAGTACCATTTGCAAGTTACATGGTAAAAACAACCAAGTAGTTCCATATCCTACTTTAAAGGTCAACATTTCTTTACTTTCAACAGCAATTCTGCGATAACACAAAAATTCACTAAAGGGGTGTAGATTCCAACCTTATGTGACAAAATTTACTGTTGTCTGAAAATACTGATAATTCCATCCGCAAACGATTTCATAGCACCCCATAGAGTTGTTGATCTTTTTGGAGGTTCTGCATCATCAGCCAGCCTGCCAGAAAGGAAGGGGCACAATGGATTCAGCTTACGTAAATGAAGTTGAGAAAAGTAAATTTAGGTGAGACGTCATGTTTATTACATGTGCTTTTAACTTAAAGCTAAGCATATCAGATGCATTTTCAAGGGGATTGTACTATTCAGGCTTCAACTTCCCATAATCTAATACAAATAGCTTCACCATCAGCCAAAAAAGAgagaagtaaataaataaatgaacgTGACAAGACTATGTTCATTGGTTTGTAAACTAAGAATGGTCATTAACAATCACTAATCACTGTAGGAAATAGTACTCCAAGATGAGATGTCAATCACTAAACCcgcttgatttttatttttattttttatttatttacttttttgccctttaaactaaagaaaagaaagatacTGAAAGATCTTGATATCAAGTTATTCGCATATATTCTAGGTAAAGTAGAAAAGTCCCCAAACTTATATCTCTACATTACATTGTCCACTGCCCAAGCGACAAGctcaaaagcaaaaaagaagcGTGATCGTGGTATCAATGTAATATTTTTCATCCAGAAACAAAAAATTAGaattaataattaattacaGCAATAAAAAAA contains these protein-coding regions:
- the LOC112180109 gene encoding probable pectate lyase 4, whose product is MASQYCFVLVNVIILLCSLGPNLSLAKETKVHGLKMNAIDGCWRWNPNWRSNRQQLAMCSVGFAGKMSNNIGKDVINYEVTDPSDNALNPQPGTLRYGATMIKGKKWITFQRDMKIKLEKPLLVSSFTAIDGRGANVHIQGNACLRVFKATNVIIHGLRIHHCKSQPPTTVMGPNGIVSLGAVDGDAIRLVTASKVWIDHNTLYECEDGLLDVTRGSTDVTVSNNWFRNQDKVMLLGHDDGFLRDKNMKVTVVYNHFGPLCNQRMPRIRHGYAHVVNNLYREWTQYAIGGSMNPSVKSEANLFIAPKQNKEITWRQDSVNNSWKFYSKGDIFENGASFIQTGQGGAQPHYNMEQNFRVADAKSVRSLTRSSGALTCTKQSRC